From the genome of Rhizobium sp. NXC24, one region includes:
- a CDS encoding helix-turn-helix domain-containing protein, with amino-acid sequence MDLLQNRSLVDRAWSPTPYDQWVDELQSICGNFNAHTMSRGDRVVGTASRIDVCGMEFAHVSNDLDYVHRDWDDIRRDANEHLFLILQLEGACGVEHSGQQNILDVGECILVDSTRPTTFYFRGHFSNHLSLHLPRQLMYSDSRIDFDVARKLIASDPMAMMLRALIAKMMTTPDNEAASPFLRQLMFDTTRQAFLSTGIQTASLNLLHDSASKRMQMVDILIDKHLTDSDLNAKWLATRLGVSIRTLQQDFQGMGMTCTTVIRDKRLRFAREKIEQLKEQRNQTTIAEVAYSAGFNDISYFNRSFKELFDCAPSELLRSAEPAHKLD; translated from the coding sequence TTGGACCTGTTGCAGAACCGCAGCCTCGTGGATCGGGCTTGGTCACCGACGCCTTACGATCAATGGGTGGATGAGCTTCAAAGCATCTGTGGGAATTTCAACGCGCATACGATGAGCCGCGGCGACAGGGTGGTCGGCACGGCGAGCCGGATCGACGTGTGCGGCATGGAGTTCGCCCATGTTTCAAATGATCTCGACTATGTTCACCGCGATTGGGACGATATTCGCCGCGATGCCAATGAGCATCTGTTCCTGATCCTGCAGCTCGAGGGTGCCTGCGGCGTGGAACATTCCGGCCAGCAGAATATCCTCGATGTCGGCGAATGTATTCTCGTGGACTCCACGCGACCGACCACTTTCTATTTCCGGGGCCATTTCTCCAATCATCTGTCCCTGCACCTGCCGCGGCAATTGATGTATTCGGACAGCAGGATCGATTTCGATGTGGCGCGGAAACTGATTGCTTCCGATCCGATGGCGATGATGCTGCGCGCGCTGATCGCCAAGATGATGACGACGCCGGACAACGAGGCAGCCTCGCCGTTCCTTCGCCAACTCATGTTCGACACGACACGCCAGGCGTTTCTGTCGACGGGTATTCAGACGGCGAGCCTGAATTTGCTGCACGATAGCGCCAGCAAACGTATGCAAATGGTCGATATTCTCATCGACAAGCATCTGACCGACAGCGACCTGAATGCCAAGTGGCTCGCGACGAGGCTTGGCGTGTCGATCCGCACCCTGCAACAGGATTTCCAGGGCATGGGCATGACCTGCACGACCGTCATCCGCGACAAGCGGCTGCGCTTCGCACGCGAAAAGATCGAGCAGCTCAAGGAGCAGCGCAACCAGACGACCATCGCCGAAGTCGCCTATTCGGCCGGATTCAACGACATTTCCTACTTCAATCGCAGCTTCAAAGAGCTGTTCGATTGCGCGCCGAGCGAATTGCTTCGCTCTGCCGAACCCGCCCATAAATTGGACTGA
- a CDS encoding ABC transporter ATP-binding protein: MLKVDHASVFFAARDGRTVHALDRVSFDIPERGFVVALGASGCGKSTLLNAIAGFLPLSDGRITLDGRAVARPGADRGVVFQKDSLLPWKSVVDNVALGLKFAGVNRKERQARALELLRLVGLDEFAGAFPYELSGGMRQRVGIARALATNPDILLMDEPFGALDSLTREQMQELLVSVWNKTAKKVFFITHSIEEALFLGTQVLVMSPRPGRVVARFDLDFVRRFAETGDARAIKASPEFAELREEIRAILHSSEDFRSAA, encoded by the coding sequence ATGCTTAAAGTCGATCACGCCAGCGTTTTCTTCGCAGCCCGTGACGGGCGGACCGTCCACGCGCTCGATCGCGTTTCCTTCGATATTCCCGAACGCGGCTTCGTCGTCGCACTCGGAGCCTCGGGATGCGGCAAATCCACCCTTCTCAACGCGATTGCCGGTTTCCTTCCGCTTTCCGATGGCCGGATAACACTCGATGGCCGCGCAGTCGCACGGCCGGGTGCCGATCGCGGCGTCGTCTTTCAGAAAGACTCGCTGCTGCCATGGAAGTCCGTTGTCGACAATGTCGCGCTCGGCCTGAAATTCGCCGGCGTCAACCGGAAGGAACGGCAAGCGCGTGCCTTGGAACTGCTGCGGCTCGTCGGTCTCGACGAATTCGCCGGCGCCTTTCCCTATGAGCTGTCGGGCGGCATGCGGCAGCGGGTCGGTATCGCACGCGCGCTCGCGACCAATCCCGACATCCTGCTGATGGACGAACCATTTGGCGCGCTCGACAGCCTGACACGCGAGCAGATGCAAGAGCTGCTGGTTTCCGTCTGGAATAAGACGGCAAAGAAGGTTTTCTTCATCACGCATTCGATCGAAGAGGCCTTGTTCCTGGGCACGCAGGTCCTGGTCATGTCACCTCGGCCGGGGCGCGTCGTTGCGCGCTTCGATCTCGATTTCGTCCGCCGCTTCGCCGAAACCGGCGATGCCCGCGCCATCAAGGCGTCGCCGGAATTTGCCGAGCTGCGCGAGGAGATCCGCGCCATCCTCCATAGCAGCGAAGATTTCAGGAGTGCCGCATGA
- the purU gene encoding formyltetrahydrofolate deformylase, with amino-acid sequence MKFVLTVACPTTRGIVAAISGYLASQGCYIIDSSQFDDLENGLFFMRISFLSEEGRDRPELADGFAAIADKFSMTFDIHDAEERMKVVLMVSRFGHCLNDLLYRWRIGALPIDIVAVVSNHLDYQKLVVNHDIPFFHVPVTKANKPDAEARLLQIVQDTKADLVVLARYMQVLSNALCREMSGRIINIHHSFLPSFKGANPYKQAYERGVKLIGATAHYVTADLDEGPIIEQDVARITHAQSAEDYVSIGRDVESQVLARAIHAHIHHRIFINGNRTVVFPASPGSYASERMG; translated from the coding sequence ATGAAATTCGTGCTGACCGTTGCCTGCCCAACCACCCGTGGCATCGTCGCTGCGATCTCCGGCTATCTCGCGAGCCAGGGGTGCTACATCATCGACAGCTCGCAGTTTGACGACCTGGAGAACGGCCTATTTTTCATGCGCATTTCCTTCCTGTCCGAAGAAGGCAGGGACCGGCCGGAGCTTGCCGACGGCTTTGCCGCGATCGCCGACAAGTTCAGCATGACCTTCGACATCCATGACGCCGAGGAGCGCATGAAGGTCGTCCTTATGGTCTCGCGCTTCGGCCACTGCCTGAACGACCTGCTCTATCGCTGGCGCATCGGCGCCCTGCCGATCGACATCGTCGCGGTCGTGTCGAACCATCTCGACTATCAGAAACTGGTGGTCAACCACGACATTCCTTTTTTCCATGTGCCGGTCACCAAGGCCAACAAGCCGGATGCGGAAGCTCGGTTGCTGCAGATCGTCCAAGACACAAAGGCCGATCTGGTAGTGCTTGCCCGCTACATGCAGGTCCTGTCGAATGCGCTCTGCCGGGAGATGTCCGGTCGGATCATCAATATCCACCACTCCTTCCTGCCGAGCTTCAAGGGCGCCAACCCTTACAAGCAGGCCTACGAGCGTGGCGTGAAGCTGATCGGCGCAACGGCGCACTACGTCACCGCCGATCTCGACGAGGGTCCTATCATCGAGCAGGACGTCGCCCGCATCACCCATGCGCAGTCGGCGGAGGACTATGTCTCGATCGGCCGTGACGTGGAAAGCCAGGTGCTGGCACGGGCCATCCATGCCCATATCCACCACCGCATCTTCATCAACGGCAACCGCACGGTCGTCTTCCCGGCAAGCCCCGGCTCCTATGCCTCCGAGCGCATGGGGTGA
- a CDS encoding DUF982 domain-containing protein — MLTHETWQEPVSLELHRIGEFRTIRSSLEALDCLSTDWPAEEDQAYEDALMICRAAVEGKSTPELARDAFIVAAYEARIYMKLGCFIPDFVTIEPPKALF, encoded by the coding sequence ATGTTAACGCATGAAACATGGCAGGAGCCGGTAAGCCTGGAACTACACCGGATCGGCGAGTTTCGAACGATCAGGAGCAGTTTGGAAGCACTCGATTGTCTGTCGACGGATTGGCCCGCCGAAGAAGATCAGGCTTATGAGGATGCGTTGATGATCTGTCGCGCCGCAGTCGAAGGCAAATCCACTCCTGAGCTTGCGAGAGACGCCTTCATCGTCGCGGCGTACGAAGCCCGCATCTACATGAAGCTCGGTTGTTTCATCCCAGATTTTGTCACTATCGAGCCACCGAAAGCGCTATTCTGA
- the hpaR gene encoding homoprotocatechuate degradation operon regulator HpaR has translation MQDRTRMKNGQQDESQTPSSSVGRPLQERRRSLTIGLLRAREAVMSHFRPILAAHDVTEQQWRVIRVLFEAGTLDASEVADKASILAPSLTRMIRSLEERGFITKHKDKADGRRVLMRITPAGRALIDAVMPESLKVYADIGERFGPQRVEQLLDMLDELAALKLEGDAGGEE, from the coding sequence ATGCAAGATAGAACCCGCATGAAGAATGGGCAGCAGGATGAATCCCAAACACCCTCGTCATCGGTGGGCCGGCCGCTGCAAGAGCGGCGGAGATCCTTGACGATCGGGCTGTTGCGCGCGCGCGAAGCGGTGATGAGTCACTTCCGGCCGATCTTGGCGGCGCATGACGTAACCGAGCAGCAGTGGCGGGTCATCCGCGTGCTGTTTGAAGCGGGTACACTCGATGCAAGCGAAGTGGCGGACAAGGCTTCTATCCTGGCGCCGAGCCTGACGCGTATGATTCGCTCGTTGGAGGAGCGCGGTTTCATCACGAAGCATAAGGACAAGGCTGACGGTCGACGGGTTTTGATGCGGATCACGCCCGCAGGGCGGGCATTGATCGATGCGGTCATGCCGGAGAGTTTGAAGGTCTATGCCGATATAGGCGAGCGCTTCGGTCCGCAGCGCGTTGAACAATTGTTGGATATGCTGGACGAGCTGGCGGCGCTGAAGCTCGAAGGAGATGCGGGCGGCGAAGAGTGA
- the tauA gene encoding taurine ABC transporter substrate-binding protein, with product MNFRNLIAAIAVGVGTLTTAIVADAADKKVVVGYQTDALPSSVAIANGEFAKDTGYDIDFRRFNSGAEIFAAIASGDVQVGYVGSSPFAAAVSRGLEVKAFYLASISGIDEALVVRNGSGIESLNDLKGKKLAAAPVSTDHYQLLALIKSLGLTEKDVQVFAIPQPEIVASYNRGDIDGGFVWDPALTELKKNGKVLVTSKDVADKGAPTFSAWVATSKFAADNPQFLKGFAAVINKYYASFASDKAAWGPDSDNAKSLAKLLGGTPEQQASALKNLTLLTPEVQASDAWLGGGEKAGAGKILKDTASFLKEQGKVSDVLANYGAFVTADALASVSN from the coding sequence ATGAATTTCAGGAACTTGATTGCGGCGATCGCTGTCGGCGTCGGCACTCTTACAACGGCGATCGTTGCCGATGCGGCGGACAAGAAGGTCGTCGTCGGCTATCAGACCGATGCCTTGCCCTCTTCCGTTGCGATCGCAAACGGCGAATTCGCCAAGGATACGGGATACGACATCGACTTCCGCAGGTTCAATTCGGGCGCCGAGATCTTCGCCGCCATTGCCTCCGGCGACGTTCAGGTCGGTTATGTCGGCTCCAGCCCGTTTGCGGCTGCGGTATCGCGCGGCCTCGAGGTCAAGGCCTTCTATCTCGCATCCATCTCGGGCATCGACGAGGCTCTTGTCGTGCGCAACGGTTCCGGGATCGAAAGCCTGAACGACCTGAAAGGCAAGAAGCTTGCCGCCGCGCCTGTCTCCACCGACCACTATCAGCTCCTGGCGCTCATCAAATCGCTGGGCCTGACCGAGAAGGACGTCCAGGTTTTCGCAATCCCTCAGCCCGAGATCGTCGCCAGCTATAACCGCGGCGACATCGATGGCGGCTTCGTCTGGGATCCGGCTCTGACCGAACTCAAGAAGAACGGAAAGGTCCTCGTGACCTCCAAGGATGTGGCGGACAAAGGCGCGCCGACCTTCTCGGCATGGGTCGCGACTTCGAAATTTGCCGCCGACAACCCGCAATTCCTGAAGGGTTTCGCTGCGGTCATCAACAAATATTACGCGTCCTTCGCCTCAGATAAGGCCGCCTGGGGTCCCGACAGTGATAACGCCAAGTCGCTCGCCAAACTCCTCGGCGGAACGCCCGAGCAGCAGGCCTCGGCCTTGAAGAACCTGACGCTGCTCACGCCTGAGGTCCAGGCATCGGATGCTTGGCTCGGCGGCGGGGAAAAGGCGGGGGCCGGCAAGATCCTCAAGGACACGGCATCGTTCCTGAAGGAGCAGGGCAAGGTGTCCGACGTGCTGGCGAATTATGGAGCCTTCGTAACCGCAGACGCACTCGCCAGCGTCAGCAACTGA
- a CDS encoding aldehyde dehydrogenase family protein yields the protein MKQYTLLIGGEPVATSHHAPVANPSNGEVVGHMPLAGEADLDQAVAAAATAFKTWSQVSSEERAKACRDMAEKINEHAEELAQILTREQGKPLNGLGSRFEIGAALAWTRHTAELDLPVEVLQDDNEGRVELHRKPIGVVGSITPWNWPVMIACWHIVPAVRAGNTVVIKPSPLTPLSTIRLVEIMNEVLPRGVVNVITGENSIGAALSAHPGVAKMIFTGSTETGKKVMASAVATLKRLTLELGGNDAGIVLPDADPKAIVEGLFWGAFINNGQTCAALKRLYVHDSIYEEVCHGLADYASKIVVGDGLDEASILGPMQNEMQFNKVRELVEDARAHGGRILTGGAPMDRPGYFYPITLVADVDHGVRLVDEEQFGPALPIIRYSDIDEVVARANQNPAGLGGSVWSSDAEKAKRYAVQLECGSVWINKHGTIQPNAPFGGVKQSGIGVEFGVEGLKEFTTIQTVLS from the coding sequence GTGAAGCAGTATACCCTGCTTATCGGTGGCGAACCTGTTGCCACGTCCCATCATGCACCGGTCGCAAATCCGTCGAATGGCGAGGTGGTCGGTCATATGCCGCTTGCCGGCGAAGCAGACCTTGACCAAGCCGTTGCGGCCGCCGCCACCGCCTTCAAGACGTGGTCGCAAGTTTCGAGCGAAGAGCGCGCCAAGGCTTGCCGCGACATGGCGGAGAAGATCAACGAACATGCCGAGGAACTTGCCCAGATCCTGACGCGGGAGCAGGGCAAGCCGCTCAATGGCCTCGGCTCACGCTTTGAGATCGGCGCCGCGCTCGCCTGGACCCGCCATACCGCCGAACTCGACCTGCCCGTTGAGGTCCTGCAGGACGATAATGAAGGCCGTGTCGAGCTGCATCGCAAGCCGATCGGCGTCGTCGGTTCGATCACGCCCTGGAACTGGCCAGTGATGATCGCCTGCTGGCATATCGTTCCGGCCGTGCGTGCCGGCAATACCGTCGTCATCAAGCCGTCGCCTTTGACGCCGCTTTCGACGATCCGCCTCGTCGAGATCATGAATGAGGTCCTGCCGCGTGGTGTCGTCAACGTCATCACCGGCGAAAACAGCATCGGCGCAGCACTCTCCGCCCATCCGGGCGTCGCCAAGATGATCTTCACCGGCTCGACGGAAACCGGCAAGAAGGTCATGGCATCGGCGGTCGCGACCCTGAAGCGGCTGACGCTGGAGCTCGGCGGCAATGATGCCGGCATCGTCCTGCCCGATGCCGATCCGAAGGCTATCGTCGAAGGTCTCTTCTGGGGCGCCTTCATCAATAACGGTCAGACCTGCGCGGCGCTGAAGCGTCTCTATGTGCACGACAGCATCTATGAAGAGGTCTGCCACGGCCTTGCTGATTATGCGTCCAAGATCGTTGTCGGTGATGGCCTGGACGAGGCGAGCATCCTTGGGCCGATGCAGAACGAGATGCAATTCAACAAGGTGCGCGAACTGGTCGAGGATGCGCGTGCCCATGGCGGCCGCATCCTGACCGGTGGTGCGCCAATGGATCGCCCGGGCTATTTCTATCCGATCACGCTCGTTGCCGATGTCGACCATGGCGTTCGGCTGGTCGATGAGGAGCAATTCGGTCCGGCCCTGCCGATCATCCGCTATAGCGACATCGACGAAGTGGTCGCCCGTGCCAACCAGAATCCCGCCGGTCTCGGCGGTTCCGTCTGGTCCTCCGATGCGGAGAAGGCGAAACGCTATGCGGTGCAGCTCGAATGCGGTTCGGTCTGGATCAACAAGCACGGCACGATCCAGCCCAATGCGCCTTTCGGCGGCGTGAAGCAGTCCGGCATCGGCGTCGAGTTCGGCGTGGAAGGACTGAAGGAATTCACGACAATCCAGACGGTGTTGAGCTGA
- a CDS encoding ABC transporter permease subunit gives MSDIVQASPVAAYREDRQVKLVKMASFGAGERPTVLISTVTALAILLLWWLVSALGVVSHLFLPRPGEVLTQIGVIYRDGYAGASLSEHVFASLFRIVVAAFIAISAGIPLGLLMGLNRWAKGVLDAPIEFYWPLPPLSYLPLMIIWLGIGETSKITLLVLAMFAPICLSAQAGVRSLPIERVNAARSLGASRLQLFIDIVLPSALPEILTGIRIALGVGWGTLVAAELIASTRGIGFMIMSASQFLATDVVFVGIGIIAICAFAFSAAIRFLEAFLVPWKGKL, from the coding sequence ATGAGCGATATAGTCCAAGCCTCGCCGGTTGCGGCGTACAGAGAGGATCGCCAGGTCAAGCTGGTGAAGATGGCGAGCTTCGGTGCCGGGGAGAGGCCCACAGTCTTGATCAGCACTGTTACCGCCCTGGCCATATTGCTGTTGTGGTGGCTCGTATCCGCGCTCGGTGTTGTTTCCCACCTCTTCCTGCCGCGTCCGGGCGAAGTGCTGACGCAAATCGGTGTCATCTATCGCGACGGTTATGCCGGAGCGTCGCTTTCCGAGCATGTCTTTGCAAGCCTGTTCCGCATCGTGGTCGCAGCCTTCATCGCCATCTCCGCCGGCATTCCGCTCGGATTGCTCATGGGTTTGAACCGCTGGGCAAAGGGGGTGCTGGATGCGCCGATCGAGTTCTACTGGCCGCTGCCGCCCCTCTCTTACCTGCCGCTGATGATCATCTGGCTCGGCATCGGCGAAACGTCGAAGATCACGCTGCTTGTGCTTGCGATGTTCGCGCCGATCTGTCTCTCGGCCCAGGCGGGCGTTCGTTCGCTCCCGATCGAGCGCGTCAATGCAGCGCGTTCGCTGGGCGCAAGCCGGCTGCAGCTCTTCATCGACATCGTGCTGCCGTCCGCCCTGCCCGAGATTCTCACCGGCATCCGAATTGCGCTTGGCGTCGGCTGGGGCACGCTGGTCGCCGCCGAATTGATCGCTTCCACACGCGGGATCGGCTTCATGATCATGTCAGCGTCGCAGTTCCTGGCGACCGACGTCGTCTTCGTGGGCATTGGCATCATCGCAATCTGCGCCTTCGCCTTCTCGGCCGCCATTCGCTTTCTGGAAGCTTTCCTCGTGCCCTGGAAGGGTAAGCTCTAA
- a CDS encoding FMN-binding glutamate synthase family protein encodes MSYHNPFTPPRKSATFDDYTLAEIRRAAATGIYDIRGAGTKRKVPHFDDLLFLGASISRYPLEGYREKCDTSVVLGTRFAKKPIHLKTPITIAGMSFGALSGNAKEALGRGATIAGTSTTTGDGGMTDEERGHSQTLVYQYLPSRYGMNPKDLRRADAIEVVVGQGAKPGGGGMLLGQKISDRVANMRNLPKGIDQRSACRHPDWTGPDDLEIKILELREITDWEKPIYVKVGGARPYYDTALAVKAGADVVVLDGMQGGTAATQDVFIENVGMPTLACIRPAVQALQDLGMHRKVQLIVSGGIRSGADVAKALALGADAVAIGTAALVAIGDNDPKWEEEYRKLGTTAGAYDDWHEGKDPAGITTQDPELAARLDPVAAGRRLANYLKVMTLEAQTIARACGKNKLHNLEPEDLCALTMEAAAMAQVPLAGTNWYPGKGGF; translated from the coding sequence ATGAGCTATCACAACCCGTTCACCCCGCCGCGTAAGTCCGCAACCTTCGACGACTACACGCTTGCTGAAATTCGCCGCGCGGCGGCGACCGGCATCTACGATATCCGCGGCGCCGGCACCAAGCGCAAGGTTCCGCATTTCGACGACCTGCTGTTTCTCGGCGCCTCGATCTCGCGTTACCCGCTGGAAGGCTATCGCGAGAAGTGCGATACTTCCGTGGTGCTTGGCACGCGGTTTGCCAAGAAGCCGATCCACCTCAAGACACCAATCACGATCGCCGGCATGAGTTTTGGCGCTCTGTCGGGCAATGCCAAGGAAGCCCTCGGCCGCGGCGCAACGATTGCCGGCACATCGACCACTACGGGCGACGGCGGCATGACAGACGAGGAGCGCGGCCACAGCCAGACGCTAGTCTACCAGTACCTGCCGTCGCGCTATGGCATGAACCCGAAGGACCTGCGCCGGGCCGATGCGATCGAAGTGGTCGTAGGCCAGGGCGCCAAGCCGGGCGGCGGCGGCATGCTGCTCGGCCAGAAGATTTCGGATCGCGTCGCGAACATGCGCAACCTGCCCAAGGGCATCGACCAGCGCTCGGCCTGCCGCCACCCGGACTGGACCGGTCCCGATGATCTGGAAATCAAAATCCTCGAACTGCGCGAGATCACCGACTGGGAAAAGCCGATCTATGTGAAGGTCGGCGGCGCCCGCCCCTATTACGATACGGCGCTGGCCGTGAAGGCTGGCGCCGACGTGGTGGTGCTGGACGGCATGCAGGGCGGCACGGCGGCGACCCAGGATGTCTTCATCGAAAATGTCGGGATGCCGACGCTCGCCTGTATTCGTCCGGCCGTGCAGGCTCTGCAGGACCTCGGCATGCACCGCAAGGTGCAACTGATCGTCTCCGGCGGCATCCGCTCCGGCGCCGATGTCGCCAAGGCCCTGGCGCTTGGTGCGGACGCTGTCGCCATCGGCACGGCAGCCCTCGTCGCTATCGGCGACAACGACCCGAAGTGGGAGGAGGAATATCGCAAGCTCGGCACGACCGCAGGAGCCTATGACGACTGGCACGAAGGCAAGGATCCGGCCGGGATCACGACCCAGGATCCGGAACTTGCCGCCCGTCTCGACCCGGTCGCGGCCGGCCGGCGCCTCGCCAACTACCTCAAGGTCATGACCCTCGAGGCGCAGACGATTGCCCGCGCCTGCGGCAAGAACAAGCTTCACAACCTTGAGCCGGAAGACCTCTGCGCGCTGACCATGGAAGCAGCGGCCATGGCCCAGGTGCCGCTCGCCGGCACCAACTGGTACCCGGGTAAGGGCGGGTTCTAA
- the glnT gene encoding type III glutamate--ammonia ligase, producing the protein MTQDLSNFAAERGIKYFMISYTDLFGAQRAKLVPAEAIADMQKDGAGFAGFATWLDLTPAHPDLFAIPDASSVIQLPWKKDVAWVAADCVMEDQPVAQAPRVVLKKLVAEAAEMGLRVKTGVEPEFFLISADGEKISDEFDNAEKPCYDQQALMRRYDVIAEICDHMLALGWKPYQNDHEDANGQFEMNWEYDDALKTADKHSFFKFMVKSVAEKHGLRATFMPKPFKGLTGNGCHAHISVWDLDGKVNAFADKEMPFGLSAKGKTFLGGIMKHASALAAVTNPTVNSYKRINAPRTISGATWAPNTVTWTGNNRTHMVRVPGPGRFELRLPDGAVNPYLLQAIIIAAGLSGLKSNADPGAHYDIDMYKDGHTVTDAPKLPLNLLDALRAYEEDEGLQTALGKEFSAAYLKLKHGEWNAYCSQFTSWEHQTTLDV; encoded by the coding sequence GTGACACAGGATCTTTCAAACTTTGCCGCCGAGCGCGGCATAAAATATTTTATGATCAGCTACACCGACCTGTTCGGCGCCCAGCGCGCCAAGCTCGTGCCGGCCGAAGCGATCGCCGACATGCAGAAGGATGGTGCCGGCTTTGCCGGTTTCGCCACCTGGCTCGACCTGACGCCGGCGCATCCGGATCTCTTCGCGATCCCCGACGCATCCTCCGTCATCCAGCTTCCGTGGAAGAAGGATGTTGCCTGGGTCGCGGCCGATTGCGTCATGGAAGACCAGCCGGTCGCCCAGGCGCCGCGGGTGGTGCTGAAGAAACTGGTCGCGGAAGCAGCGGAAATGGGGCTTCGCGTGAAGACCGGCGTCGAGCCGGAATTTTTCCTGATCTCGGCGGACGGCGAGAAGATCTCCGACGAATTCGACAATGCGGAAAAGCCCTGTTACGACCAGCAGGCCCTGATGCGCCGCTATGACGTCATCGCCGAAATCTGCGACCATATGCTGGCGCTCGGCTGGAAGCCGTACCAGAACGACCATGAAGACGCCAACGGCCAGTTCGAGATGAACTGGGAATACGACGACGCCCTGAAGACGGCCGACAAGCATTCCTTCTTCAAATTCATGGTCAAGTCGGTTGCGGAAAAGCATGGCCTGCGCGCCACCTTCATGCCCAAGCCGTTCAAGGGCCTGACCGGCAATGGCTGCCATGCCCATATCTCGGTCTGGGACCTCGACGGCAAGGTCAATGCCTTTGCCGACAAGGAAATGCCGTTCGGCCTTTCCGCCAAGGGCAAGACCTTCCTCGGCGGCATCATGAAACACGCCTCGGCGCTTGCCGCCGTCACCAATCCGACGGTAAATTCCTATAAGCGGATCAACGCGCCACGGACGATTTCCGGTGCGACTTGGGCGCCGAACACCGTGACCTGGACCGGCAATAACCGCACCCACATGGTTCGCGTACCTGGCCCCGGCCGCTTCGAGCTTCGCTTGCCCGATGGCGCCGTCAACCCCTATCTGCTGCAGGCCATCATCATCGCGGCCGGCCTGAGCGGTCTCAAGAGCAACGCCGATCCGGGCGCCCACTACGACATCGACATGTACAAGGATGGTCACACGGTCACGGATGCGCCCAAGCTGCCGCTCAATCTCCTCGATGCGCTGCGCGCCTATGAAGAAGACGAAGGGCTCCAGACCGCGCTCGGCAAGGAGTTTTCCGCGGCCTATCTCAAGCTCAAGCATGGCGAATGGAACGCCTATTGCTCGCAGTTCACGAGCTGGGAACACCAGACCACGCTCGACGTCTGA
- a CDS encoding NADP-dependent oxidoreductase, with protein MASLPVTTRIVLASRPSGKPVAANFRVEQETLRDLAEGEVLLQILYLSLDPYMRGRMDDAKSYAKPVEIGDVMEGGTVARVVSSRNATFKPGDIVLSHSGWQSYAISDGTALRKLDPEAAPITTALGILGMPGFTAYAGLRNIGKPKAGETLVVAAASGAVGSAVGQIARIFGARAVGIAGGREKCEYVREELGFDAVVDHRSDDFAAELAAACPKGIDVYFENVGGHVWSAVFPLLNDFARVPVCGLIAHYNETASASSGHDQLPVVMRAILRKSLTIRGFIQREFADQRPDFYREAGTWIADGRLKYKEDIVDGLENAPSAFFGLLEGRNFGKLIVRVAS; from the coding sequence ATGGCCAGCCTGCCCGTTACCACACGCATCGTCCTTGCATCACGCCCATCCGGAAAGCCCGTAGCGGCGAATTTCCGGGTCGAGCAAGAAACGCTCCGGGATCTCGCCGAGGGCGAAGTGCTTCTCCAAATTCTTTATCTTTCCCTCGACCCCTATATGCGGGGCCGCATGGACGATGCAAAGTCCTATGCCAAGCCGGTCGAAATCGGCGACGTGATGGAAGGTGGAACGGTTGCCCGGGTCGTCAGCAGCCGCAATGCAACATTCAAGCCAGGGGATATCGTCCTTTCGCATTCCGGCTGGCAGAGCTATGCGATTTCAGACGGTACCGCATTGCGCAAGCTCGATCCCGAGGCGGCGCCGATCACGACCGCACTCGGCATTCTCGGAATGCCTGGCTTCACAGCCTATGCAGGGCTCCGCAATATCGGCAAACCGAAAGCCGGCGAAACACTTGTCGTCGCTGCGGCGAGTGGTGCTGTTGGCTCCGCCGTCGGCCAGATCGCCAGGATTTTCGGGGCGCGGGCTGTCGGAATAGCAGGCGGACGCGAGAAGTGCGAATATGTGCGCGAAGAACTCGGTTTCGACGCGGTGGTAGACCATCGTTCTGATGATTTTGCGGCAGAACTCGCCGCCGCCTGTCCGAAGGGGATCGATGTCTACTTCGAGAATGTCGGCGGCCACGTCTGGAGCGCGGTCTTTCCTCTGCTCAACGACTTTGCGCGCGTTCCGGTCTGCGGGCTGATCGCACACTACAACGAAACCGCTTCCGCCTCGAGCGGACATGATCAACTCCCCGTCGTGATGCGAGCCATTCTGCGCAAAAGCCTCACCATACGAGGCTTCATCCAGCGCGAATTCGCCGACCAGCGCCCTGACTTCTATCGCGAGGCCGGAACATGGATCGCCGACGGCCGGCTCAAATATAAGGAAGACATCGTGGACGGGCTCGAAAACGCTCCCTCGGCTTTTTTCGGTCTTCTGGAAGGAAGGAATTTTGGCAAGCTGATCGTCCGTGTCGCGTCGTGA